Proteins from a single region of Catenulispora acidiphila DSM 44928:
- a CDS encoding nitric oxide synthase oxygenase produces the protein MFRNAIRQKRPAERLSSLASLSSAEGLSEEADRFLHECYTELDRTAELPARRRAVAAAIHTSGTYDHTFAELEYGARVAWRNSSRCIGRLYWQSLKLRDHRDTDRPLRIAAECVSHLREATNGGRIRPTITVFAPDRPGRPGPRIRNEQLIRYAGYKVEDGGVVGDPRNIELTDTVRTLGWYGHGTAFDVLPLVIEAPGYRPYIHVIPQDSVLEVPLSHPRHPWFADLGVRWHAVPVISDMCLEIGGLHYPCAPFNGWYMGTEIGSRNLADTDRYDLLPTIAANLGLDTTTDRTLWRDRALVELNVAVLHSYEAAGVTIADHHTEAHRFLKHVAKEERAGRVCPAEWSWIVPPLSGSATAVFHRYYDEVDVRPNFVRHEGPPAPTRAQ, from the coding sequence GTGTTCCGTAACGCGATACGCCAGAAGCGCCCTGCCGAACGATTATCGAGCCTGGCCAGCTTATCCAGTGCCGAAGGACTGTCCGAGGAAGCCGACCGCTTCCTGCACGAGTGCTACACCGAGCTCGACCGCACCGCCGAACTCCCCGCCCGCCGCCGCGCCGTGGCCGCCGCGATCCACACCAGCGGCACGTACGACCACACCTTCGCCGAACTCGAATACGGCGCCCGCGTCGCCTGGCGCAACTCCTCCCGCTGCATAGGCCGCCTCTACTGGCAGTCGCTGAAACTGCGCGACCACCGCGACACCGACCGGCCGCTGCGCATCGCCGCGGAGTGTGTCAGCCATCTGCGCGAAGCCACCAACGGCGGCCGCATCCGCCCGACCATCACCGTCTTCGCCCCGGACCGCCCCGGCCGCCCCGGCCCGCGCATCCGCAACGAACAGCTCATCCGCTACGCCGGCTACAAAGTCGAAGACGGCGGCGTCGTGGGCGACCCGCGCAATATCGAGCTCACGGACACCGTCCGCACCCTCGGCTGGTACGGCCACGGCACCGCCTTCGACGTCCTCCCCCTGGTGATCGAGGCGCCCGGCTACCGCCCCTACATCCACGTCATCCCGCAGGACAGCGTCCTGGAAGTCCCCTTGTCCCACCCCCGCCACCCCTGGTTCGCCGACCTCGGCGTCCGCTGGCACGCGGTCCCGGTGATCAGCGACATGTGCCTGGAAATCGGCGGCCTCCACTACCCCTGCGCCCCCTTCAACGGCTGGTACATGGGCACCGAGATCGGCTCCCGCAACCTCGCCGACACCGACCGCTACGACCTCCTCCCGACCATCGCCGCCAACCTCGGCCTGGACACCACCACCGACCGCACCCTCTGGCGCGACCGAGCACTGGTCGAGCTGAACGTCGCAGTCCTGCACTCCTACGAGGCCGCCGGCGTCACCATCGCCGACCACCACACCGAGGCCCACAGGTTCCTGAAACACGTGGCCAAGGAGGAGCGCGCCGGCAGAGTGTGCCCCGCGGAGTGGTCATGGATCGTGCCACCGCTGTCGGGCAGCGCCACGGCAGTGTTCCACCGGTATTACGACGAGGTGGACGTGCGGCCGAACTTCGTGCGGCATGAGGGCCCGCCAGCCCCAACGCGTGCGCAGTGA
- a CDS encoding SigE family RNA polymerase sigma factor: MREPDGFREFLAARQAHLLRAAWVLTGDVQLAEDLLQTALVKVLPRWERLARDGALEPYLRKTMINTATSWWRRRWHGEVPSGHVPSLTARRGAGWEPVGGGAEFEAIDDRSVLGAALRALPARQRAVVLLRYYLDMSEAETAVMLGCSQGTVKSQSSKALAALRGRLAPAQRAQEVSV, translated from the coding sequence GTGCGAGAACCGGATGGATTCCGGGAGTTCCTGGCAGCGCGCCAGGCCCATCTGCTGCGCGCGGCGTGGGTTCTGACCGGTGATGTGCAGTTGGCGGAGGATCTGCTGCAGACGGCGCTGGTCAAGGTGTTGCCGCGGTGGGAGCGGTTGGCGCGGGACGGTGCGCTGGAGCCGTATCTGCGCAAGACGATGATCAACACTGCGACGTCGTGGTGGCGGCGGAGGTGGCACGGGGAGGTGCCCTCGGGGCATGTGCCCAGCCTCACGGCGCGGCGCGGCGCCGGGTGGGAGCCGGTCGGCGGGGGAGCGGAGTTCGAGGCGATCGACGACCGGTCGGTGCTGGGCGCGGCGCTGCGGGCGCTGCCGGCGCGGCAGCGTGCCGTGGTGCTGCTGCGCTACTACCTCGACATGTCCGAGGCCGAGACCGCGGTGATGCTCGGCTGCAGCCAGGGAACCGTGAAGAGCCAGAGTTCGAAGGCGCTCGCTGCGCTGCGTGGTCGGCTCGCCCCCGCCCAGCGAGCCCAGGAGGTCTCGGTATGA